Below is a window of Pseudomonadota bacterium DNA.
ACGATACATCAAAAAGGATATGACTGAGACCATAGTATGTATGTATACCATTCACATTAAGCATACATCGCCCCCGCCAAGATATGCATCCTGCACCGCCTGATTACATCTCACTTCATCACAGGAACCCTGAATAATTGTAGCCCCTCTTACCATTACCATTATCCTGTTTGCAATGCCAAAAACAATTTCCATGTCGTGCTCGCAGAACAGAATGGTGAGCCCCATCTTTTCTCTGAGTTGCTTAATAAGCTCAATACAGCGCTCGGTTTCTTCTGGAGCCATTCCTGCGGTTGGTTCATCGAGAATAAGGAATTCAGGATTACCCCCTAACGCCATAGCTATCTCAAGGACCTTGCGGTCGCCGTGGGAGAGCAGGGCAGTCGTGCGGTCTTTTTTACCAATTAAACCAACGTTCTCCAGTATCTCATTTGTTTCCTTGATTACCAATTTTGTTGAAGGGGTAAATAGGTTCCATGTCTTTTTTTCCCGGGAAAGTACGGAAACCTGGACATTCTCAAATATAGTAAGTCTTTGAAACACATTAACTATCTGAAAAGATCGTGAAATCCTTTTTCTGCATACCGTATAGGGAGGCAACCCTGTAATATCCTCGTTCTTAAAAAAGACCTTCCCGCTATCAGGTTTTAATATTCCTGTGATGAGGTTAAAGAGTGTAGTTTTACCAGCCCCATTTGGACCAATAACCGCAACGATTTGACCCTGCTCGACCTCAAGGTTGGCATTGTTTACTGCCATGAACCCATCAAAGGATTTGAATACAGACTGTGCTTTTAACACACTGATCACTCCTTAATCACTGGTTCTATAATCACTCTCTTCAGCTTTTCTTCTATATAACCAAGTACCCCGTTTGGAAGGAAGAAGATCACAAGCACCATTAATATACCAAGAGCAAGTGACCAATAGACAGTAAAGGTACTCACAAATGTTCTGAGGGCGATTATTATTGCTGCACCGAGCATGGGTCCTAAGAAGGTGAACCACCCACCAAGCAGGCACATAATACAAATTTCGAGTGAGAGGGTCCAGAAGAGCATGTCGGGAAAAACAGTAGTATCTACCACAACAAAGAGGGAACCTGCAACCCCCGCAAAGAATCCTGCAATTATTAATGTGAGGAGTTGATGGAGCTTGACATTTATCCCTATCATCTCACAACGTACCGGATTATCGCGGATTCCCTGGAGGACGCTCCCAAAAGGGGATTTTACTATCTTATACATTACGAAAAGGCAGATTAATGTAACAATCAAAGTAAAGTAGTAAGCATTATTTGAGGATGAAAGAATATCAGGCAATGGGATTCCATGTATGCCGTCATCGCCTCCAGTAAAAGAATACCACCTGTAAACTATAATCCACACAAGAGAGCCGAGGGAAATCTGGAGCATAGCAAAATAAAGCTTTGAGAGACGGATACATATCCAGCCCATTATAAGCCCGAGGGCTGCTGAGACTAAAGGTCCTACTATAAAAGCAATCCATAGTGAAAGCCCTGTTTTTGTTAATATGAGCGCTGTCCCGTATGCCCCTGCACCATAAAATACAGC
It encodes the following:
- a CDS encoding branched-chain amino acid ABC transporter permease, producing the protein MLKGMLEGRGHIWWAVTLILMFLLPLILPRFYLYLLSIILLTGLLATSLNLVLGYGGIFQFHHAVFYGAGAYGTALILTKTGLSLWIAFIVGPLVSAALGLIMGWICIRLSKLYFAMLQISLGSLVWIIVYRWYSFTGGDDGIHGIPLPDILSSSNNAYYFTLIVTLICLFVMYKIVKSPFGSVLQGIRDNPVRCEMIGINVKLHQLLTLIIAGFFAGVAGSLFVVVDTTVFPDMLFWTLSLEICIMCLLGGWFTFLGPMLGAAIIIALRTFVSTFTVYWSLALGILMVLVIFFLPNGVLGYIEEKLKRVIIEPVIKE
- a CDS encoding ABC transporter ATP-binding protein, producing MLKAQSVFKSFDGFMAVNNANLEVEQGQIVAVIGPNGAGKTTLFNLITGILKPDSGKVFFKNEDITGLPPYTVCRKRISRSFQIVNVFQRLTIFENVQVSVLSREKKTWNLFTPSTKLVIKETNEILENVGLIGKKDRTTALLSHGDRKVLEIAMALGGNPEFLILDEPTAGMAPEETERCIELIKQLREKMGLTILFCEHDMEIVFGIANRIMVMVRGATIIQGSCDEVRCNQAVQDAYLGGGDVCLM